One Rhodothermus bifroesti DNA window includes the following coding sequences:
- a CDS encoding HesB/IscA family protein: protein MSTTTLQAPVQLTARAAQEIRKIMQTKQIPEGYGLRVGVRGGGCSGMSYLLGFDRKRDYDLEFEVAGITIYMDRRHGLYLMGTTIDYHDGLNARGFVFNNPNATQTCGCGSSFAV from the coding sequence ATGAGCACCACAACGCTCCAAGCACCGGTGCAGCTTACAGCGCGTGCGGCGCAGGAGATTCGCAAAATTATGCAGACAAAGCAAATCCCAGAGGGCTATGGGCTCCGGGTTGGCGTGCGCGGAGGGGGTTGCTCTGGCATGAGCTACCTACTGGGGTTTGACCGTAAGCGCGACTACGACTTGGAGTTCGAAGTAGCGGGCATTACCATTTACATGGATCGTCGCCATGGGTTATACCTTATGGGCACGACGATCGATTATCATGACGGGCTTAATGCACGCGGTTTTGTATTTAATAACCCTAATGCGACGCAAACTTGCGGCTGCGGCTCCAGCTTTGCGGTTTGA